A stretch of the Sphingobacterium thalpophilum genome encodes the following:
- a CDS encoding SusC/RagA family TonB-linked outer membrane protein: protein MNRPDYLHQLRKTKLYCHLAFLTPVVAFSLLDTAQAAYLRPKAVKSISSAAVSAGLQQKINGQVLDEHGKPVVGATISEKGTAHSTSTDSQGRFSLSVSSPSAILVINYIGYASREVTANQASQVTLMKSEDLLEEVVVVGYGSQKKTNLTSAVSQVDMKVLQNRPAPTVANLLQGAAPGLVVTRQSGRPGDQGLNIQIRGASSANGSVTPLYVIDGVISSEETFIALNPNDIENISVLKDGGATAIYGAQSAGGVILITTKKGQKGPSRISLMSNMAWQMPSNMPDRLTLVEEMKYMNLGRANAGLAPEYNEEDLNYAVNGPVFVEGANGQWRTYNQQNLIDQVAKKSYNLYNHNLQITGGNEKVTYMASLGNMSQAGMFKVGEDHFERWNARANISAQVNKYVKLDVGSAYINQATDNPQDGGYGIDGGGNGILRQFYSSRMRFPLYNEDGTYYRSGSSSAIGYALMKDGGFNRDRKDIYFNNVTATFNNFIKGLDIKLMYSRENTARENRNFKRTVTYYSGPSKSTASQLNNPNNYSVTNYKTLSENYQALVDYNFKLGTLHNFHVMGGYQYQSYDYQYITASTKNLFVNDNPSLNFTSDPINKSHNQFAQRSESQSFFGRFNYNYDERYLFEATVRSDESSRLYPGSRRKVFPSFSAGWNMGREQWFENISHIVSDLKPRISWGKVGSQIGVGYYDFLAQLNTGPNSEPGKTGVVLGDTKQTYTYQDLIPAIGVSWETVETQNIGLDFSFLNHKLKGSFDYYNKYNNNMLVSVRLPATVGINVPMSNDGRLKTWGWEFNIGYGNKVGEDFTYNVNFNLADNQNKVLRYGGADDIVKPGVNGGKDDKGKIILVEGYALNSIWGYLADGYFQTEADLAKAPSYEKLLNKAGVPGLGDIRYVDMDGDGKISPGGERLDDLGDLVYLGDTNPRYQYGININLSYKNFDFGMFIQGIAKRKFKPSNELIQPLLFSWYMPMSFQTDYWTPDNRDAAFPRPYLEGTHNFQPSSKWFLNGAYARLKNIQVGYTLTKEQIKRLPFARVRFYASGEDLFTLSKMGVFKGVVDPEMKPTREGTTKEIASPYPFARTVSFGINLDF, encoded by the coding sequence ATGAATAGACCCGATTACTTACATCAACTTAGAAAGACGAAATTATACTGCCATCTCGCTTTCTTAACTCCAGTCGTTGCGTTTTCGCTGTTAGATACTGCGCAAGCAGCATATCTGCGGCCAAAGGCGGTGAAAAGTATATCTTCGGCAGCAGTTTCTGCTGGCCTTCAGCAGAAGATCAATGGGCAGGTGCTGGACGAGCACGGTAAGCCGGTTGTCGGGGCGACCATATCTGAGAAGGGTACTGCGCATTCGACTTCAACCGACAGTCAGGGGCGGTTTTCTTTGTCTGTATCTTCGCCCTCTGCCATTCTGGTCATTAATTACATTGGCTATGCTTCTCGGGAAGTGACGGCGAATCAGGCGTCTCAGGTCACCTTGATGAAGTCTGAAGATTTATTGGAAGAAGTGGTTGTGGTAGGATATGGATCACAAAAAAAGACCAACTTGACAAGTGCGGTCTCCCAAGTGGATATGAAAGTTTTGCAAAATAGGCCTGCGCCGACGGTGGCGAACCTATTGCAGGGAGCTGCACCCGGATTGGTGGTGACCAGACAGTCCGGAAGGCCGGGAGATCAGGGACTGAACATACAGATCCGCGGTGCTTCATCGGCAAACGGAAGTGTCACCCCGCTTTATGTGATTGATGGTGTCATCAGCTCAGAAGAAACTTTCATCGCACTTAATCCAAATGACATCGAAAACATCAGTGTCCTGAAAGATGGTGGCGCAACCGCAATTTATGGAGCACAGTCCGCCGGAGGGGTAATTCTGATTACAACAAAAAAGGGGCAAAAGGGTCCTTCGCGGATTTCTTTAATGAGCAATATGGCCTGGCAGATGCCGTCAAATATGCCGGATCGTCTTACCCTTGTTGAGGAAATGAAGTATATGAATCTTGGCCGCGCAAATGCCGGCCTGGCACCCGAATATAATGAGGAAGACCTCAATTATGCGGTCAATGGTCCCGTGTTTGTCGAAGGCGCGAATGGGCAGTGGCGTACCTATAACCAGCAAAATTTGATTGATCAGGTGGCGAAGAAGTCTTATAACCTTTACAATCATAACCTACAGATTACGGGGGGCAATGAAAAGGTAACCTATATGGCTTCGTTGGGAAATATGAGCCAGGCCGGAATGTTCAAAGTCGGAGAGGATCACTTTGAACGCTGGAATGCCCGTGCCAATATTTCTGCACAGGTCAACAAATATGTTAAGCTGGATGTTGGATCTGCCTACATTAACCAAGCCACAGATAACCCACAAGATGGCGGCTATGGTATTGACGGTGGGGGAAATGGCATCTTGAGGCAATTTTATTCTTCGCGCATGCGTTTCCCGCTTTATAATGAGGACGGTACGTACTATCGAAGCGGCAGCTCTTCCGCGATAGGCTATGCGCTCATGAAAGACGGAGGTTTTAACCGTGACCGCAAGGATATCTATTTCAACAATGTCACTGCAACCTTTAATAACTTTATCAAAGGGTTGGATATCAAGTTGATGTATAGCCGCGAAAATACAGCGCGGGAAAACAGGAATTTCAAGCGTACTGTCACCTATTATTCGGGACCGTCCAAGTCAACAGCCAGCCAGCTGAACAATCCGAATAATTATTCAGTCACGAATTACAAAACCTTGTCCGAAAACTATCAGGCACTTGTGGATTATAATTTCAAGCTTGGTACATTACATAATTTCCATGTAATGGGGGGCTATCAGTACCAGTCATACGACTATCAGTATATCACCGCAAGCACAAAAAATCTATTTGTTAACGATAATCCAAGCTTAAATTTTACTTCGGATCCGATTAATAAGTCACATAATCAGTTTGCGCAACGTTCAGAGTCCCAGTCGTTTTTTGGACGCTTTAACTACAATTATGACGAAAGATACCTTTTTGAAGCAACCGTGAGAAGTGACGAAAGCTCCAGATTGTATCCCGGTAGCCGTAGGAAAGTGTTTCCATCGTTTTCGGCGGGCTGGAACATGGGCAGAGAACAGTGGTTTGAAAACATCTCCCATATCGTCAGTGACCTAAAACCCCGTATTTCCTGGGGAAAAGTGGGTTCACAGATCGGTGTCGGGTACTATGATTTTCTGGCGCAGCTAAACACCGGACCGAATTCAGAGCCGGGGAAGACAGGTGTTGTATTGGGGGATACCAAACAAACCTATACGTATCAGGATTTAATTCCAGCAATAGGTGTCAGCTGGGAAACCGTAGAAACGCAGAACATAGGTCTGGATTTTAGCTTTTTAAATCATAAGCTGAAAGGATCATTTGATTATTATAACAAATACAACAACAATATGTTGGTGTCCGTCCGACTGCCGGCCACAGTGGGAATCAATGTGCCCATGTCCAATGACGGCAGACTAAAAACCTGGGGTTGGGAGTTTAACATAGGTTATGGTAACAAAGTGGGAGAGGATTTTACCTATAATGTCAACTTTAACCTCGCGGACAATCAGAATAAAGTATTGCGCTATGGTGGCGCCGATGACATCGTCAAGCCCGGTGTAAACGGCGGTAAAGACGATAAAGGCAAAATTATTTTAGTGGAGGGATATGCGCTGAATTCGATCTGGGGTTATCTTGCAGATGGCTATTTTCAGACCGAGGCGGATCTTGCCAAGGCCCCTAGCTATGAGAAGCTCCTGAATAAGGCCGGGGTGCCCGGACTGGGAGATATAAGATATGTTGATATGGATGGCGATGGGAAAATCAGTCCCGGCGGTGAGCGGTTAGATGATCTGGGTGATTTAGTTTATCTGGGTGACACCAATCCCAGGTATCAGTATGGAATTAATATCAACTTGAGCTATAAGAATTTTGATTTCGGCATGTTTATTCAGGGCATTGCGAAACGGAAATTTAAGCCGAGTAACGAGCTGATCCAGCCTTTGCTGTTCTCTTGGTATATGCCGATGTCTTTCCAGACAGATTACTGGACACCAGACAATCGCGATGCAGCCTTTCCGAGACCATATCTCGAGGGAACACATAATTTCCAGCCCTCCAGCAAATGGTTTTTAAATGGTGCTTATGCGCGCCTGAAGAACATACAAGTTGGGTATACTTTGACAAAAGAGCAGATCAAAAGACTGCCGTTTGCACGTGTGAGATTCTATGCTTCGGGCGAAGACCTGTTCACGTTGTCAAAAATGGGCGTGTTTAAAGGCGTAGTTGATCCTGAAATGAAACCTACGCGAGAAGGAACGACCAAGGAGATTGCTTCTCCATATCCATTCGCCAGAACAGTATCTTTCGGAATAAACCTTGACTTTTAA
- a CDS encoding glycoside hydrolase family 2 protein, whose amino-acid sequence MIKRIFYMLFFIGMTWTNSQARTVIPFNSNWSFKKGPFSVSPLDYHLTFEGRWQLVNLPHTWNAIDMQQQDIRPGSLGKNERFYTGDAFYRKTFVPQISWKGKRIFIRFEGVNTQTELYLNNNPLPAKEVKNDITYDNSQRNGNYSFVGRHQGGYSAFVFELTGMLQLGKENELLVKVNNEASPQVIPVNHTLFPMYGGIYRPVELIVTDDIHIAVNDFASEGVYITQKNVSKKAADIAVKVKIDNKSGHTQPIELLTTIVEKDGSVKAKQTTAYTVPPQGRQIITQQLSIKAPHLWQGLDDPYLYRVVTQIKKGEQVIDEVVSPLGIRKFELRTGQGFFLNDIKYPLYGVCRHQDRWGKGSALSNADHDEDLAIIKEMGATSIRLAHYQQSAYFYSKCDSIGLVVWAEIPFVNRVTTLEDNNAQQQLKELIRQNFNHPSIYIWGMHNEVYSPTAYTVELTSKLNDLAKSEDPDRYTVSVSGYNIIDHPVNNNADVQGINHYFGWYNGELEDKSEKDDDVASWAKRISREFKDYKIIFSEYGAEAIPEDQAETVGNFGNQWSNPYFFPEEYATKFHEVHWGVITKNPIFLGSYVWNTFDFATPITALNVNPRNYKGLVSFDRKLKKDGFYWYKANWSKEPVLYITQRRMINRGNEMTPVTVYSNRGKPTLIVNGRTITGSKKGQTDVHYIFENVRLKQGANILEAKVTQKDGEVLTDRINWNYDPAYKQEIAGPTQSKTEHVGL is encoded by the coding sequence ATGATCAAAAGGATTTTTTACATGCTGTTCTTTATTGGAATGACCTGGACAAACTCGCAGGCCCGAACTGTTATTCCGTTCAATTCAAACTGGTCTTTCAAAAAAGGCCCTTTCTCCGTTTCTCCTCTGGACTATCATCTCACATTTGAGGGAAGGTGGCAGCTGGTTAACTTGCCACATACTTGGAACGCAATAGATATGCAGCAACAGGATATCCGGCCCGGAAGCCTCGGAAAAAATGAACGTTTCTATACCGGTGATGCCTTCTATCGCAAGACTTTCGTACCACAGATAAGCTGGAAGGGGAAACGTATCTTTATCCGGTTTGAGGGCGTCAATACCCAAACGGAGCTGTACTTGAATAATAATCCTCTTCCAGCCAAAGAAGTAAAAAACGATATCACCTATGATAACAGCCAACGCAATGGCAATTACAGCTTTGTGGGAAGGCACCAGGGAGGCTACTCCGCATTCGTGTTCGAATTGACGGGCATGCTCCAACTGGGCAAAGAAAACGAGCTATTGGTCAAAGTAAACAATGAGGCCAGCCCACAGGTTATTCCGGTCAATCATACCTTATTCCCCATGTATGGTGGCATTTACCGGCCCGTTGAACTTATCGTGACGGATGATATCCATATTGCTGTCAACGATTTCGCTTCAGAAGGCGTCTATATCACGCAAAAAAATGTATCAAAAAAAGCTGCAGATATCGCTGTTAAGGTAAAGATTGACAACAAATCTGGCCATACCCAGCCAATTGAGCTGCTCACCACGATAGTTGAAAAAGATGGATCTGTGAAAGCAAAACAGACAACTGCTTACACGGTGCCACCACAAGGCCGGCAGATCATCACGCAGCAGCTATCCATCAAAGCCCCACACCTATGGCAGGGTCTGGATGATCCATATCTTTACCGTGTGGTCACCCAGATAAAGAAGGGTGAGCAGGTCATCGATGAAGTGGTCAGCCCGCTGGGCATTCGCAAATTTGAATTGCGCACTGGACAGGGCTTCTTTTTAAATGATATAAAATACCCCTTATATGGGGTCTGCCGCCACCAAGACCGCTGGGGCAAGGGCTCTGCATTAAGCAACGCCGATCACGACGAAGATCTGGCTATCATCAAGGAAATGGGAGCAACTTCTATCCGTTTGGCCCATTATCAGCAGTCGGCATATTTCTATTCAAAATGTGATAGCATAGGCTTAGTCGTCTGGGCTGAGATTCCTTTTGTCAACCGCGTGACAACCCTGGAAGATAACAATGCCCAACAACAGCTAAAAGAACTGATCAGGCAGAATTTCAATCATCCGTCGATTTATATCTGGGGGATGCATAATGAAGTCTATAGTCCGACAGCTTACACAGTCGAGCTGACCAGCAAATTGAATGACCTGGCCAAATCCGAAGATCCTGACCGTTATACTGTGTCTGTCAGTGGATACAACATCATCGACCATCCTGTCAACAACAATGCAGATGTACAGGGAATCAATCATTATTTTGGCTGGTACAATGGCGAACTTGAAGACAAATCCGAAAAGGATGATGATGTGGCTTCCTGGGCCAAGCGCATCAGCCGTGAGTTTAAAGACTACAAAATCATCTTTTCTGAATACGGTGCCGAGGCAATTCCCGAAGATCAGGCTGAGACCGTCGGCAATTTTGGCAATCAATGGAGCAATCCATACTTTTTTCCAGAAGAATATGCGACCAAATTTCATGAAGTTCACTGGGGCGTCATCACCAAAAATCCAATCTTCCTTGGCTCTTATGTCTGGAATACCTTCGATTTTGCCACGCCGATCACGGCCCTGAATGTTAATCCACGGAATTATAAGGGATTGGTTTCTTTTGACAGAAAATTAAAGAAAGACGGATTCTATTGGTACAAGGCCAACTGGAGCAAGGAGCCTGTCCTCTATATTACGCAACGCCGTATGATCAACCGCGGCAATGAAATGACTCCTGTCACCGTTTATTCCAACAGAGGCAAACCGACCTTGATCGTTAATGGTAGGACTATTACAGGCAGCAAAAAAGGACAGACAGACGTACACTACATCTTTGAAAATGTCAGACTCAAACAAGGAGCCAATATCCTCGAAGCAAAAGTAACTCAAAAGGATGGTGAAGTATTGACAGATCGTATCAACTGGAACTACGACCCTGCTTATAAGCAAGAGATTGCTGGACCAACCCAGTCGAAAACAGAACATGTAGGTCTTTAA
- a CDS encoding DUF4342 domain-containing protein — translation MTTKTTFSINGKTITKAFQDLFESFRHARLKVSSKADQEYINISLLLAVIIGLIFPVAFVVLIILTLVCNLQVAILQEEKQNAAKQKLIELE, via the coding sequence ATGACAACTAAAACGACATTCAGTATTAACGGTAAAACAATCACAAAGGCATTTCAGGATCTTTTTGAATCATTTAGACATGCGCGTCTAAAAGTTTCGTCCAAAGCGGATCAGGAGTATATAAACATTTCTTTGCTTTTGGCCGTGATCATCGGCCTGATCTTTCCTGTAGCTTTCGTTGTGCTTATTATTCTAACATTGGTATGCAATCTTCAGGTAGCTATCCTGCAGGAAGAAAAACAGAACGCTGCAAAACAAAAATTAATCGAGCTGGAATAA
- a CDS encoding RagB/SusD family nutrient uptake outer membrane protein yields the protein MKKIFYPLIALALATASCKNVLDIEDLNSVNEDRVWNDPNLVNAYLANLYTLFGNWNSGADNNSQQLAGINFSLNAVTVNNSAYKAWDYTTIRKINTAIQKVSGSTGLNDATKKSILGQALFMRAYMYFNMVKYHGGVPYITKPQDLEEDDLKVPRNSTKECFDLIVKDLDEAMGYLPMTIGKGAADYGRIDGNFALAFKAKVLLYKASPQFNPSNPYGNAYWAEAHAVNKLAYEQLKAQGYSLTADYANIALVEKGPEVVFAVINSYPNKVANWDNGVRPGSESRGTASAVPTWDFVKEFPMKDGKLYSDPSSKYHKTDVQFVQSYWENRDPRFDKSIVWNGKIYEVSGKTGKRQYTSLGIADALDNFGVNPNAGTTSSNRDRYTGFFILKNSKLSLRQTQVETQYDVDFVLMRYAEVMLNYAETANETGDLATAMSILKQIRMRAGIEPGADNNYGIVAGNKTEMREALLAERNIEFCFEGHRFWDLRRLRRLSVLNNTTKHGVEAIAINPDGSEMDLKAAANLAKSYQLKENQFKYNVLQVPSTGNKVNLVPDTYYFFPIAQSVIDKNPSIKQNKDWGGEFNPTLE from the coding sequence ATGAAAAAAATATTTTATCCTTTGATTGCCTTAGCATTGGCAACGGCATCTTGTAAAAATGTTCTGGATATTGAAGATCTGAACTCGGTCAATGAAGATAGAGTGTGGAATGATCCAAATCTGGTCAATGCTTATCTGGCCAATCTATACACGTTGTTTGGAAACTGGAACAGTGGGGCAGATAACAATTCGCAGCAACTTGCTGGAATCAACTTTTCGCTGAATGCTGTTACCGTTAACAATTCGGCTTATAAAGCATGGGATTATACGACAATCCGGAAGATAAATACCGCTATCCAAAAGGTCAGCGGAAGCACAGGACTAAATGACGCGACCAAAAAATCGATACTGGGACAGGCGCTGTTCATGCGGGCTTATATGTACTTTAACATGGTTAAATATCATGGTGGTGTGCCCTATATTACCAAACCACAGGATCTGGAAGAGGACGACCTGAAAGTTCCCCGCAACTCAACCAAAGAGTGCTTTGATCTGATCGTCAAAGATCTGGATGAAGCCATGGGGTATTTGCCGATGACGATCGGTAAGGGTGCTGCGGATTATGGACGCATTGATGGCAACTTTGCTCTCGCTTTTAAGGCGAAAGTATTATTGTATAAGGCATCGCCACAGTTCAATCCTTCCAATCCATACGGAAACGCCTACTGGGCTGAAGCACATGCGGTCAACAAGCTGGCTTACGAGCAGCTCAAGGCCCAAGGTTATAGTCTGACCGCAGATTACGCAAATATTGCCCTTGTTGAAAAGGGGCCTGAAGTGGTCTTTGCTGTGATCAATTCCTATCCCAATAAAGTGGCCAACTGGGATAACGGAGTACGCCCGGGGTCGGAGAGCCGGGGAACAGCCAGCGCTGTACCTACCTGGGACTTTGTCAAAGAGTTTCCAATGAAGGACGGAAAACTTTATTCTGATCCGAGCAGCAAATACCATAAAACTGATGTCCAGTTTGTCCAGTCCTATTGGGAAAACCGTGACCCCCGCTTCGATAAGTCAATCGTCTGGAACGGGAAGATCTATGAGGTTTCTGGCAAAACCGGCAAGCGGCAGTACACTTCCCTGGGGATAGCAGATGCATTGGACAACTTTGGAGTGAATCCCAACGCTGGGACTACCTCTTCCAACAGAGACCGTTATACGGGATTTTTTATCCTGAAGAACTCCAAGCTCTCATTGCGGCAAACCCAGGTGGAGACGCAGTATGACGTTGATTTTGTACTGATGCGCTATGCTGAAGTGATGTTGAATTATGCTGAAACGGCGAATGAAACCGGTGATCTGGCCACAGCCATGTCGATCTTGAAACAGATACGCATGCGGGCAGGTATCGAACCGGGCGCGGACAATAACTACGGCATTGTTGCCGGCAACAAAACAGAAATGCGTGAGGCCTTATTGGCCGAGCGGAATATCGAATTCTGTTTTGAGGGGCATCGCTTTTGGGACCTCCGGAGGCTGCGCAGACTATCTGTACTGAACAATACAACGAAGCACGGGGTGGAGGCTATTGCCATCAATCCGGATGGCTCCGAAATGGATCTGAAAGCTGCAGCTAATCTGGCGAAGAGTTATCAGCTGAAGGAAAATCAATTTAAATATAATGTGCTACAGGTACCCAGCACGGGCAATAAGGTTAATCTAGTTCCCGACACCTATTATTTTTTCCCGATTGCACAATCAGTGATCGATAAGAATCCAAGCATCAAACAGAATAAAGATTGGGGTGGCGAGTTTAATCCGACATTAGAATAA
- a CDS encoding SusC/RagA family TonB-linked outer membrane protein: protein MKKNYLFYRKARPLSLLGLGLLCSSPNVFASYSESAILHAVAEQQQISGQVKNEKGEPLAGATITVKGTTVQASTNVNGIFSIRAKQGDILIVNYQGYARQEVTAAAGTVSVTMISNAESLEEVVIVGYGKQKKGNLTGAVAAVNSEQLKNISPSNLSNTLAGRAAGVNVTNTSGMAGASSSLRIRGASVEPLYVIDGVVRDKAAFDALEANEVDQMSFLKDAGTAAVYGTRAGNGVVLVTTKKGTSQAPVFNVQSNYSFSSPTQTLLANLTTATDELIYQNRVSQFRWEQGDKIDPWTAPNGQREFDYFKDKNYNANDVIWRNPFSHRQSIAVNGGGDKITYYALLSYRKEDGSYKSLEHEKFNLRSNISAKISDAFSMDFNISANQTNSNRFFWPFSTSANDDDFDVSDFYRVTFNWPKMYPFYLKADGTPSNTPTAYPVQTPMGSWQAWNVIDQVIGDRYIDRKVRQVNPIMTLNLKLDKWVEGLSTKLMGSYVAEDYMRKRYMSFQKNYTFTSLDPDNNRFIPAPPSEDRINIFTFSQAQPFMDYNPQRKWQYQLNWFLNYNRKFGQHGLDALVVYEQFKSGTTNITSRAENPVIPLDQMYIYPTDRSMRSTDAFELMDSRRGVIGRANYNYADKYIAEFSFRYDGSPLFPNDKRWGFFPSMSLGWRVSDENFFSSLKNTVSDLKLRASYGSSGNFVDVEGYSILPYSYMEKYSSIITSRSGSRTPVPGYIFGDSYYTGLTYLDNPTMNLTWTKSKSYNVGIDFGFANNKLTGSLDGFIRKETDILGTRGIKVPDNYGRALAPENYAARSFRGGELSLNWNDKVGEVSYGLNANMGYAKDRWDIFDEEPSYGPGGREHFRSKVGRPENRIIGLEASGLVRSQAEADALKEKGFKTYGRDPYPGMILYRDIRGQNYSDQPDGIIDDNDMQLLSENNTPRINYGFGFNASWKGIYLSALFQGVLAYDRVISNQEGAGMRQHGDTFRPYYPIWTSDVWTPENPDAKYPRPVGYNWQESGAASSTFWIRNGAYMRLRDLNVSYTLPQSITEKIKMKSVNVFLNGTNLFVFSPMKEFHDPEQKMYDSYPVMKTFTLGLDVKF from the coding sequence ATGAAAAAGAACTATCTTTTTTACAGGAAAGCAAGGCCATTAAGCTTATTGGGCCTTGGTCTTTTGTGCTCGTCTCCTAATGTGTTCGCGAGCTATTCTGAGTCGGCAATCTTGCATGCTGTAGCCGAACAGCAACAGATTTCGGGTCAGGTCAAAAACGAAAAGGGTGAACCGCTTGCTGGGGCCACGATTACCGTCAAAGGCACTACAGTGCAGGCCTCCACCAATGTAAACGGCATCTTTTCTATAAGGGCCAAACAGGGCGATATCCTGATCGTCAATTACCAGGGCTATGCACGGCAGGAAGTAACTGCTGCAGCCGGAACTGTTTCCGTCACCATGATATCGAATGCGGAGTCACTGGAGGAAGTAGTCATCGTGGGCTACGGGAAGCAGAAGAAAGGAAACCTGACCGGAGCAGTGGCAGCCGTCAACTCGGAGCAGCTCAAAAACATCTCTCCCTCCAACCTGTCGAATACCTTGGCTGGACGGGCCGCTGGCGTCAACGTCACGAATACCTCCGGCATGGCGGGGGCTTCTTCATCGCTACGTATTCGGGGCGCATCCGTCGAACCACTTTATGTCATTGATGGTGTTGTCCGTGACAAGGCAGCCTTTGATGCCCTGGAGGCCAATGAGGTCGATCAGATGAGTTTTCTGAAAGATGCCGGTACTGCCGCAGTATATGGCACCCGTGCAGGGAATGGAGTGGTACTGGTAACCACAAAAAAAGGAACGTCGCAGGCTCCGGTATTCAACGTGCAGAGCAACTATTCGTTTAGTTCGCCCACGCAGACACTGCTAGCCAATTTAACCACGGCAACAGATGAACTGATCTACCAAAATAGGGTCTCACAATTTCGCTGGGAACAGGGGGATAAAATTGATCCCTGGACAGCACCGAACGGACAGCGTGAGTTTGATTATTTTAAAGATAAAAATTACAATGCCAATGATGTCATCTGGCGTAATCCCTTTAGCCATCGCCAGTCTATTGCCGTCAATGGTGGGGGCGATAAGATTACTTACTATGCCTTGCTGAGTTATCGGAAAGAAGATGGTTCTTACAAATCACTGGAGCACGAAAAGTTCAATCTACGGAGTAATATCTCTGCGAAGATCAGCGACGCCTTCAGCATGGATTTTAATATTTCAGCTAACCAGACCAACTCCAACCGTTTCTTTTGGCCGTTCAGTACTTCGGCAAATGATGATGATTTTGATGTGTCGGATTTTTATCGTGTGACGTTCAACTGGCCAAAGATGTATCCCTTTTATCTGAAAGCAGACGGTACACCGAGTAATACACCTACAGCTTATCCGGTACAGACACCGATGGGAAGCTGGCAGGCCTGGAATGTCATCGACCAGGTTATCGGAGACCGTTATATCGACCGTAAAGTCCGTCAGGTAAACCCGATCATGACGCTCAATCTCAAACTGGACAAATGGGTGGAAGGTTTGTCTACAAAGTTAATGGGAAGTTATGTTGCAGAAGATTACATGCGCAAACGTTACATGAGCTTTCAGAAAAACTATACCTTTACATCCCTCGATCCTGACAACAACCGTTTTATACCTGCCCCGCCTTCGGAAGATCGGATAAATATTTTCACCTTTAGCCAAGCGCAACCCTTTATGGATTATAACCCACAGCGGAAGTGGCAGTATCAGCTCAACTGGTTCCTGAATTATAACCGCAAGTTTGGCCAGCATGGACTGGACGCGCTGGTTGTTTATGAGCAATTCAAGTCAGGGACAACCAATATTACCTCCAGGGCTGAGAATCCGGTCATCCCATTGGATCAGATGTATATTTATCCAACGGACAGGAGCATGCGGTCCACGGACGCTTTCGAGTTGATGGATTCAAGGCGGGGCGTCATCGGGCGGGCCAACTATAACTATGCCGATAAATATATCGCCGAATTCTCGTTCCGCTACGACGGTTCGCCGCTGTTTCCCAATGATAAACGCTGGGGTTTCTTCCCCTCGATGTCCCTGGGCTGGCGTGTGTCGGATGAAAATTTCTTCTCATCCCTCAAGAATACCGTTAGTGACCTAAAATTAAGAGCCTCATACGGAAGTTCGGGTAACTTTGTTGATGTGGAAGGCTATTCGATACTTCCCTATTCCTATATGGAGAAATATAGTTCGATCATCACTTCCCGGTCGGGCAGTAGAACTCCGGTGCCCGGATATATTTTCGGAGATAGCTATTACACCGGATTGACCTACCTGGATAACCCCACGATGAACCTAACCTGGACGAAGTCGAAGAGTTATAATGTCGGTATCGATTTTGGTTTTGCAAACAATAAACTGACCGGAAGCCTGGATGGATTTATCCGTAAGGAAACAGATATCCTGGGTACTAGAGGAATCAAGGTGCCGGACAACTATGGCCGGGCACTTGCCCCCGAAAACTACGCCGCCCGAAGTTTTAGAGGAGGGGAGCTCTCACTCAACTGGAATGATAAAGTGGGAGAGGTGTCTTATGGGCTGAACGCCAATATGGGCTATGCCAAAGATCGTTGGGATATTTTTGATGAAGAGCCATCTTATGGTCCCGGAGGCAGAGAACATTTCCGTTCTAAAGTGGGACGCCCCGAAAACAGGATTATCGGCCTGGAAGCTTCGGGGCTAGTGCGCTCACAGGCAGAAGCAGATGCACTAAAAGAAAAAGGCTTTAAGACCTACGGGCGTGATCCTTATCCGGGAATGATCCTTTATAGGGATATCCGTGGACAGAATTATTCCGATCAGCCCGACGGTATTATTGATGACAATGATATGCAGCTGCTGTCGGAAAATAATACACCTCGCATCAACTATGGATTTGGGTTTAATGCAAGCTGGAAAGGAATCTATCTATCAGCGCTGTTCCAAGGTGTATTAGCCTATGACCGTGTCATCAGCAATCAGGAAGGCGCGGGGATGCGTCAGCATGGGGACACCTTTAGGCCTTACTATCCGATCTGGACTTCAGATGTCTGGACACCGGAGAACCCCGATGCAAAATATCCGCGTCCCGTAGGATACAACTGGCAGGAATCTGGTGCTGCATCTTCCACGTTCTGGATCCGAAACGGTGCGTATATGCGGTTAAGAGATCTAAATGTGTCATATACATTACCCCAGTCCATCACGGAGAAAATCAAAATGAAAAGTGTCAATGTGTTCTTAAATGGAACTAATTTGTTCGTTTTTTCGCCGATGAAGGAGTTTCACGATCCCGAACAAAAAATGTATGATTCCTATCCTGTGATGAAGACATTTACGCTAGGGCTTGATGTTAAATTTTAA